From one Nonomuraea polychroma genomic stretch:
- a CDS encoding tyrosine-type recombinase/integrase: MKLGQIQQRTDRGTSAYIARWRVAGKQKSKSFRTKGLANAFMSDLRQATKTGEEFDVATGLPVSMLAPSASGPSFLEFAQAYVLRRWNTSAARTRETDAYALLTLVPALVAAAPRRPAAEELREVLKLHVLLPESRRAELTAAQAAALSWLERASLPLSALGEAQVLRTALDAISVTFAGAPAGANTVRRKRSILHHLLEHAVEQKVFSSNPLDEIKWTAPKAATVIDPRTVVNPAQARHLLDALPKVGRKRGARLKALFACIYYAALRPEEAADLRLRNCTLPESGWGLIVLEKARPQGTKRWTNSGETHESRGLKHRADKETREIPSPPVLVAMLREHITEYGTAKDGRIFRTGSGGSYSSSAYSYVWQEARKLALTPEQVSSSLAARPYDLRHAAVSLWLNAGVPAPEVAKRAGHSVDVLLRVYAKCIDGQQEHINGKINNALDT; this comes from the coding sequence GTGAAGCTCGGCCAGATCCAGCAGCGCACCGACCGCGGCACGTCCGCCTACATTGCCCGCTGGCGGGTTGCTGGCAAGCAGAAGTCGAAGAGTTTCCGGACCAAAGGGCTGGCCAACGCCTTCATGTCCGACCTGCGTCAGGCGACAAAGACGGGGGAGGAGTTCGACGTCGCCACCGGCCTGCCGGTATCGATGCTCGCCCCCTCGGCTTCCGGTCCATCGTTCCTCGAGTTCGCTCAGGCGTACGTGCTCCGGCGCTGGAACACCTCAGCGGCCCGGACCCGTGAAACCGACGCGTACGCGCTCCTGACGCTGGTCCCTGCCCTGGTGGCCGCCGCGCCGCGCCGCCCGGCCGCTGAGGAACTGCGTGAGGTCCTCAAGCTTCACGTTCTTCTCCCAGAGAGCAGGCGGGCCGAGCTGACTGCGGCCCAAGCTGCGGCGTTGAGCTGGCTAGAGAGAGCGTCCCTTCCGCTGTCGGCGCTGGGAGAGGCGCAGGTCCTGCGTACGGCGCTCGACGCCATCTCGGTGACCTTCGCTGGTGCTCCGGCGGGCGCGAACACGGTTCGGCGTAAGCGCTCCATCCTGCATCACCTGCTGGAACATGCGGTGGAGCAGAAGGTGTTCAGCAGCAACCCGTTGGACGAGATCAAATGGACGGCACCGAAGGCAGCCACGGTCATCGATCCTCGCACGGTGGTCAACCCGGCCCAAGCACGGCACCTCCTCGACGCTCTGCCCAAGGTGGGCCGCAAGCGAGGTGCGCGGCTGAAGGCGCTGTTCGCCTGCATCTACTACGCCGCCCTTCGCCCGGAGGAAGCGGCCGATTTGCGGCTGCGGAACTGCACGTTGCCCGAGTCGGGTTGGGGCCTGATCGTCTTGGAGAAGGCCCGGCCTCAGGGAACGAAGCGCTGGACCAACTCTGGCGAGACTCACGAGTCGCGCGGCCTGAAGCACCGTGCGGACAAGGAAACACGAGAGATCCCGAGCCCGCCCGTCCTGGTCGCCATGCTCCGCGAGCACATCACCGAGTACGGCACCGCCAAGGACGGCAGGATCTTCCGCACCGGCTCAGGCGGCTCCTACTCAAGCTCGGCCTACTCCTACGTCTGGCAGGAGGCTCGCAAACTCGCCCTCACGCCGGAACAAGTGTCCTCGTCGCTGGCTGCCCGGCCGTACGACCTCCGCCACGCGGCAGTCTCGCTCTGGCTGAACGCAGGCGTCCCGGCCCCCGAGGTCGCCAAGCGCGCCGGTCACAGCGTGGACGTGCTCCTACGCGTCTATGCCAAATGCATCGACGGCCAGCAAGAGCACATCAACGGCAAGATTAACAACGCCTTGGATACATAG
- a CDS encoding helix-turn-helix transcriptional regulator, which produces MSRCDELLTVAQVLDELGGVSRRTFYRWRELGRAPVCVQLPNLELRVWRSDLMAWLDSRREAK; this is translated from the coding sequence ATGAGTCGCTGTGACGAGCTGCTGACCGTCGCTCAGGTTCTCGACGAGTTGGGTGGGGTTTCCCGTCGCACCTTCTACCGCTGGCGCGAGCTCGGTCGCGCGCCGGTGTGCGTACAGCTGCCCAACCTCGAACTCCGCGTCTGGCGGAGCGACCTCATGGCCTGGCTCGACTCGCGGCGGGAGGCGAAGTGA
- a CDS encoding replication initiator, with protein MPACTTNPHVLAGVIARLNAPDYDRWAAQIRATGGCRQPIHLRGKVEYHDRATGRLLHRYTTRHEPDGILRLPCKTRRASRCPACAEIYRADTYHLIRAGLIGGKGVPETVTAHPTLFVTLTAPSFGTVHSRCEKNGKVLPCHARRNPETCPHGRVMSCTAKHRPDDPHLGEPLCPACYDYTGSVLFNALAPLLWKRFADSLRRRLAKVGGLTLKDLREHLTVSFAKVAEYQRRGVVHFHAVIRLDGPGGPAAPPPPWATIDALTQAVRHAAQVVSALVPAIEDQPARLLKWGQQLDIRPITLNGDLTEQAVAGYIAKYATKAAECVGTLDRRINPLDNLDAFKLREHPKRLIAECLRLAAIEDLAELRLANWAHMLGFRGHFSTRSRRYSTTLGELRAAREQHARDHEITTGRLPLFEEDTVLVISEWTYAGKGYSLGDQILAAAITGTPVSHMAGEAR; from the coding sequence TTGCCCGCATGCACCACCAACCCGCACGTCCTCGCGGGTGTCATCGCCCGACTCAACGCACCGGACTACGACCGGTGGGCCGCCCAGATCCGCGCCACCGGCGGCTGCCGCCAGCCCATCCACCTACGCGGCAAGGTCGAATACCACGACCGCGCCACCGGCCGGCTCCTGCACCGCTACACCACCCGCCACGAACCCGACGGAATCCTCCGCCTGCCCTGCAAGACCCGCCGCGCCTCCCGCTGCCCGGCCTGTGCCGAGATCTACCGCGCCGACACCTACCACCTCATCCGCGCGGGCCTCATCGGCGGCAAGGGCGTACCCGAGACTGTCACCGCACATCCCACACTGTTCGTCACCCTCACCGCGCCAAGTTTTGGAACGGTCCACTCACGTTGTGAGAAGAACGGCAAGGTCCTGCCCTGCCACGCCCGCCGCAACCCCGAAACCTGCCCACATGGGCGTGTCATGTCCTGCACAGCCAAGCACCGCCCCGACGATCCCCACCTTGGCGAGCCGCTGTGCCCGGCCTGCTACGACTACACCGGTAGCGTTCTGTTCAACGCTCTGGCGCCGCTGCTGTGGAAGCGCTTCGCCGACTCCCTCCGTCGCCGCCTGGCCAAGGTCGGTGGGCTGACCCTGAAGGACCTCCGCGAACACCTCACCGTCTCCTTCGCCAAGGTCGCCGAATACCAGCGCCGCGGCGTTGTCCACTTCCACGCCGTCATCCGTCTCGACGGGCCCGGCGGCCCTGCTGCACCACCACCTCCTTGGGCCACCATCGACGCCCTGACGCAAGCCGTGCGACACGCTGCTCAGGTTGTTAGCGCCCTTGTGCCCGCCATCGAGGACCAACCCGCCCGCCTCCTCAAGTGGGGCCAACAGCTCGACATCCGCCCCATCACCCTGAACGGGGATCTCACCGAGCAGGCCGTCGCCGGCTACATCGCCAAGTACGCCACGAAAGCGGCCGAGTGCGTCGGCACCCTCGACCGCCGCATCAACCCCCTCGACAACCTTGACGCGTTCAAGCTTCGTGAGCATCCCAAACGTCTGATCGCCGAGTGCCTGCGCCTCGCCGCCATCGAGGACCTGGCTGAACTTCGCCTTGCCAACTGGGCCCACATGCTCGGGTTCCGCGGCCACTTCTCCACTCGATCCCGCCGCTACTCCACCACACTGGGCGAACTCCGCGCCGCCCGAGAACAGCACGCCCGCGACCACGAGATCACCACAGGCCGCCTGCCCCTCTTCGAGGAGGACACCGTCCTCGTGATCAGCGAATGGACCTATGCAGGCAAGGGCTACAGCCTCGGAGACCAGATCCTCGCCGCAGCAATAACGGGAACCCCCGTCTCGCACATGGCGGGAGAAGCCCGATGA
- a CDS encoding DUF2637 domain-containing protein, with protein MRRLACWLLDTGPVLVLAIIAGAGSFTHIRDTAAEHGQTGWMSWAVAVCIDLTCVMAARERQRDKKTRRGRRGLASWPVLVLVGGIVLSLAANLAQAAPTVWGWITAATPAGAFLLAVSMLERRAFYARPETTEIPEVSSSPVLTPPAVPELVPIDEQDEDDRQDDQQDGPAPALVDYARRVADEHHAKHGKPITRDALRAHLGVSNQLASDLLRTLRTA; from the coding sequence ATGCGACGCTTGGCCTGCTGGCTGCTGGACACCGGCCCGGTTCTCGTCCTGGCCATCATCGCCGGTGCCGGATCGTTCACCCACATCCGCGACACCGCCGCCGAGCACGGCCAGACCGGCTGGATGTCCTGGGCCGTCGCCGTCTGCATCGACCTGACCTGCGTCATGGCCGCCCGCGAACGCCAACGCGACAAGAAGACCCGCAGAGGCCGGCGCGGTCTCGCCTCATGGCCCGTCCTAGTCCTGGTCGGCGGAATCGTCCTTTCGCTGGCCGCCAACCTCGCCCAAGCCGCCCCAACCGTCTGGGGCTGGATCACCGCCGCCACCCCGGCGGGCGCCTTCCTGCTCGCCGTCTCGATGCTCGAACGCCGCGCATTCTACGCCCGTCCCGAAACAACAGAGATCCCGGAAGTCTCGTCCTCACCCGTCCTGACACCGCCCGCCGTTCCGGAACTCGTCCCCATCGACGAGCAGGACGAGGACGACCGCCAGGACGACCAGCAGGACGGTCCCGCACCGGCACTCGTCGACTACGCCCGCCGTGTCGCCGACGAACACCACGCCAAGCACGGCAAGCCCATCACCCGCGACGCCCTACGCGCCCACCTGGGCGTATCCAATCAACTCGCCTCGGACCTGCTCCGCACGCTACGTACCGCCTAA
- a CDS encoding FtsK/SpoIIIE domain-containing protein, with protein sequence MRDALVLLTVLAAVAAGLWAWRRWHPGSFWLVVGYPITALSVLASWRRVALGCGLTKKRQRFWFTTVPGMVASTGVVRVKRRFQRIAVDTKPFMWLPLPTRHGWRVTLHTLEGQTPGDYADAAERLAHSWGVHAIRASSPRPGRVVLMATMHDPLVKVDHLPASTDLLKVIVGRLENGKPWTIDFQTVPHWLNAGATQSGKSNLANALIVGLAPQPVALVGFDLKGGVEFTPYSPRLSALATSRAETVTLLDDLVGLMVDRMGLCRQAGARNIWQLPPGIRPIPIVVLVDELAELYLMADKREKDEIAKTSTALLRVAQLGRAFGIYLFCCGQRIGSDLGPGVTALRAQCSGRICHRVNDPETATMTLGDLDPAALVSARAIPAETPGVAIVAGQDGQWYRARSFYVTEQTAEHAARTYAHLAPSWDEITTHLPESVNA encoded by the coding sequence ATGCGTGACGCGCTCGTCCTGCTCACAGTCCTGGCCGCTGTCGCGGCCGGGCTGTGGGCCTGGCGCCGCTGGCATCCCGGCTCGTTCTGGCTGGTGGTCGGCTACCCGATCACAGCCCTGTCCGTACTCGCCTCCTGGCGACGGGTCGCCCTCGGCTGCGGGCTGACCAAGAAGCGGCAGCGCTTCTGGTTCACCACCGTGCCCGGCATGGTCGCCTCCACCGGCGTCGTACGCGTCAAGCGCCGCTTCCAGCGCATCGCGGTGGACACCAAGCCGTTCATGTGGCTGCCGCTGCCCACCCGGCACGGCTGGCGCGTCACCCTGCACACCCTGGAAGGCCAGACACCCGGCGACTACGCTGACGCCGCCGAACGACTCGCGCACTCCTGGGGCGTGCACGCCATCCGCGCCTCCTCGCCCCGGCCCGGGCGAGTGGTGCTGATGGCCACCATGCATGATCCGCTCGTCAAGGTCGATCACCTGCCCGCCTCGACGGACCTGCTCAAGGTCATCGTGGGACGACTGGAGAACGGCAAGCCGTGGACCATCGACTTCCAGACGGTGCCGCACTGGCTGAACGCGGGCGCGACCCAGTCCGGCAAGTCGAATCTCGCCAACGCTCTGATCGTCGGGCTGGCTCCACAACCCGTGGCCTTGGTCGGCTTCGACCTCAAAGGTGGGGTCGAGTTCACGCCCTACAGCCCGCGCCTGTCCGCGCTGGCCACCTCGCGCGCCGAGACGGTCACACTGCTGGATGACCTCGTCGGCCTGATGGTCGATCGCATGGGGCTATGCCGCCAGGCAGGCGCCCGCAACATCTGGCAGCTCCCGCCCGGCATCCGTCCGATCCCGATCGTGGTCCTGGTCGACGAGCTGGCCGAGCTGTACCTGATGGCCGACAAGAGGGAAAAGGACGAGATCGCCAAGACCTCAACCGCGCTGCTACGGGTGGCACAGCTCGGGCGGGCGTTCGGCATCTACCTGTTCTGCTGCGGCCAGCGGATCGGTTCCGATCTCGGCCCCGGCGTCACCGCGCTCCGGGCTCAGTGCTCGGGCCGGATCTGCCACCGGGTCAACGACCCGGAGACCGCCACCATGACCCTCGGCGACCTCGACCCGGCCGCCCTGGTCTCCGCTCGCGCCATCCCTGCCGAGACACCCGGCGTCGCCATCGTCGCTGGCCAGGACGGTCAGTGGTACCGCGCCCGCTCCTTCTACGTCACCGAGCAGACCGCCGAACACGCCGCCCGTACCTACGCCCATCTCGCCCCGTCGTGGGACGAGATCACCACCCACCTACCCGAATCCGTCAACGCCTGA
- a CDS encoding winged helix-turn-helix domain-containing protein, with the protein MVEKTGRPGYLQIADDLRAQIRGGSLAPGTPLPSTAQLAEQYDASLSVVKMAVGILRNEGLVIGQQGKGVFVRDTDAAPAGDLASEVTELRSAVRDLSERLARVEEQLATSTTRRSGRSSR; encoded by the coding sequence ATGGTCGAGAAAACCGGGCGGCCCGGCTACCTCCAGATCGCCGACGATCTCCGAGCGCAGATCCGCGGCGGTTCTCTCGCGCCCGGCACTCCCTTGCCGTCCACCGCCCAACTCGCCGAGCAGTACGACGCTTCGCTGTCGGTGGTGAAGATGGCCGTCGGCATCCTGCGTAACGAGGGCCTGGTGATCGGCCAGCAGGGCAAGGGAGTGTTCGTCCGCGACACCGACGCGGCACCCGCCGGCGACCTGGCGAGCGAGGTGACCGAGCTCCGCTCTGCCGTTCGCGACCTGTCGGAACGCTTGGCACGTGTCGAGGAGCAGTTGGCTACGTCCACGACACGCCGTTCCGGGCGTAGCAGCCGGTGA
- a CDS encoding helix-turn-helix domain-containing protein — MANERLRAALLQKGVSITDLANAIQVDPKTVERWITKGRAPYRKHRFAVASYLDTEETYLWPEALTREQVAAASESEIVTVYPHRWAVPRDVWGRLFASASEEIGVLVYSGLFLADDTGLVRMFGEKADAGVRVRILLGDPDCAEVAQRGKDEGIDDGMAAKIRNVLVLYRPLQGRANIEFRLHATVLYNSIYRADDQFLINTHVYGVPAGNAPVLHLRKVVGGDMVATYAESFERVWDGARPVGS, encoded by the coding sequence ATGGCGAACGAACGGCTACGTGCCGCCCTCCTACAAAAGGGCGTGAGCATCACCGACCTGGCCAACGCGATCCAGGTTGACCCCAAAACGGTCGAGCGGTGGATCACCAAGGGCCGTGCGCCGTACCGGAAGCACCGATTTGCGGTGGCTTCCTACCTCGACACTGAGGAGACCTACCTCTGGCCGGAGGCGTTGACCCGCGAACAGGTCGCGGCAGCCTCAGAGTCCGAGATCGTCACTGTCTACCCACACCGCTGGGCGGTCCCAAGGGACGTGTGGGGACGACTGTTCGCGAGTGCGTCTGAGGAGATCGGCGTGCTGGTCTACAGCGGGTTGTTCCTCGCTGACGACACGGGCTTGGTGCGCATGTTCGGCGAGAAAGCAGACGCCGGGGTCCGGGTGCGCATCCTGTTGGGTGATCCGGACTGCGCCGAGGTGGCCCAGCGTGGCAAGGACGAGGGCATCGACGACGGCATGGCCGCCAAGATTCGCAACGTCCTCGTCCTGTACCGGCCCCTACAGGGACGCGCGAACATCGAGTTCCGGCTACATGCCACGGTGCTGTACAACTCGATCTATCGCGCCGACGATCAGTTCCTCATCAACACCCACGTCTACGGCGTCCCGGCCGGGAACGCGCCGGTCCTCCATCTACGCAAGGTCGTCGGCGGAGACATGGTCGCCACCTACGCCGAGAGCTTCGAGCGCGTCTGGGACGGCGCGCGGCCGGTAGGGTCGTGA
- a CDS encoding NUDIX hydrolase: MAKRIDYYDDPDAPAPNSLVPSVNVIVTNAADEILMIRRSDNGNWAVPGGAIDLGESIPQAAIRETREESGIVCEITGLVGTYSDPRHVILYTSNGEARQEFSIVLTGRAISGRPTPSDESREVRWMPREQVTELQMDRSMRMRIEHYLAGTALPHIG, from the coding sequence ATGGCCAAGCGGATCGACTACTACGACGACCCTGACGCCCCAGCGCCCAACAGCCTGGTCCCGTCCGTGAACGTCATCGTCACCAACGCCGCGGACGAGATCCTGATGATCCGCCGCAGCGACAACGGCAACTGGGCCGTTCCCGGCGGAGCGATCGATCTCGGCGAGTCCATCCCGCAGGCCGCTATCCGGGAAACGCGCGAAGAGAGCGGCATCGTCTGCGAGATCACGGGCTTGGTCGGCACGTACAGCGACCCCCGGCACGTCATCCTCTACACCTCCAACGGCGAGGCCCGCCAGGAGTTCTCGATCGTTCTGACGGGCCGGGCCATCAGCGGAAGACCGACGCCCAGCGATGAGTCTCGCGAGGTCCGCTGGATGCCGCGCGAGCAGGTCACCGAACTGCAGATGGACCGCTCGATGCGGATGCGCATCGAGCACTACCTAGCCGGCACCGCCCTGCCGCACATCGGCTAG
- a CDS encoding HD domain-containing protein codes for MSLAGILGDEADTLTAAAYLHDIGYAPDLVATGFHPLDGARYLRDVHQADDTLCRLVAHHSCAVNEALERSLFTDLTEEFDEERPELVQALTYCDMTTGPDGRHLDVTERLTEIHSRYGPDHLVSRSITASTPCILSAVRAVEAALADVRQGGAG; via the coding sequence GTGTCACTGGCGGGCATCCTTGGCGACGAGGCCGACACCCTGACCGCCGCCGCCTACCTGCACGACATCGGATACGCCCCTGATCTAGTCGCGACCGGCTTCCATCCCCTCGACGGTGCGCGCTATCTGCGCGATGTCCACCAGGCCGACGACACGCTCTGCCGCCTGGTCGCACATCACTCCTGCGCGGTGAACGAGGCCCTTGAGCGGTCCCTGTTCACGGACCTGACGGAGGAGTTCGACGAGGAACGGCCGGAGCTGGTGCAGGCGCTCACCTACTGCGACATGACAACCGGCCCGGACGGACGGCATCTCGACGTCACAGAGCGCCTAACCGAGATCCATTCCCGCTACGGCCCCGATCATCTGGTCAGCCGGTCCATCACTGCTTCGACGCCGTGCATTTTGTCTGCTGTACGGGCGGTGGAGGCGGCGCTAGCCGATGTGCGGCAGGGCGGTGCCGGCTAG
- a CDS encoding GntR family transcriptional regulator, translated as MKRWLTGWRIFTQIVDRLRERITMSMYPKGSMLPSEAALCAEFGVARNTVRRALAVLEDEGLILTIPAKGRLVLGGDKPKDEPYLYQAIARELRGEIERGELAPGSTLPSESQLRRTHGVSRSTVRQALVVLEREGLIVSEHGRGRFVRR; from the coding sequence GTGAAGAGGTGGCTGACCGGTTGGCGGATCTTCACCCAGATCGTTGACCGGCTTCGAGAACGGATCACGATGAGCATGTATCCGAAGGGTTCGATGCTGCCGTCTGAGGCGGCGCTGTGCGCGGAGTTCGGAGTCGCGCGCAACACGGTCCGGCGGGCGCTGGCCGTGCTGGAGGACGAAGGGCTGATTCTGACCATCCCCGCGAAAGGCCGGCTGGTCCTCGGCGGCGACAAACCGAAGGATGAGCCGTACCTATACCAGGCGATCGCACGGGAGCTGCGCGGCGAGATCGAACGCGGAGAGCTGGCGCCCGGCTCGACGCTGCCCAGTGAGTCGCAGCTGCGGCGCACGCATGGAGTGTCGCGAAGCACGGTCCGGCAGGCGCTTGTGGTGCTGGAGCGGGAAGGGCTGATCGTGTCGGAGCACGGGCGAGGGCGGTTCGTGCGCCGGTGA
- a CDS encoding XRE family transcriptional regulator — protein sequence MNDNLRHALINARLQPTDVAAHLDVDPKTVHRWLKGRLPYPRHRWAIADLLHIDETELWPEIVRQRRPFNDELQAVYPHRWTVPRTTWRQLFQSARHEIGILAYSGLFLAEDTGIIRLLADQARSGVQVRVLLGDPDAPAVAARGVDEAIGTTVMAARVRNALNLYRPLMSIANVEIRLHQTVLYNSIYRADADLLVNSHAYGTPAAQAPVFHLHATEQEASASTYLGSFEHVWAGAKRSNHRV from the coding sequence ATGAACGACAACCTTCGCCACGCCCTCATCAACGCCCGCCTTCAGCCCACGGACGTCGCCGCACACCTCGATGTAGACCCCAAGACCGTGCACCGCTGGCTCAAGGGCCGCCTACCGTACCCACGGCACCGCTGGGCCATCGCCGACCTCCTCCATATCGACGAAACCGAACTCTGGCCTGAGATCGTCCGCCAACGTCGCCCATTCAATGACGAGCTCCAGGCCGTCTACCCGCACCGCTGGACGGTCCCCCGGACCACATGGCGGCAGCTCTTCCAGTCGGCCAGGCACGAGATCGGCATCCTCGCTTACAGCGGCCTCTTCCTCGCCGAGGACACCGGCATCATCCGCCTGTTGGCCGATCAAGCCCGATCGGGCGTCCAAGTGCGCGTCCTACTCGGCGATCCTGACGCCCCCGCAGTCGCGGCGCGAGGCGTTGACGAAGCCATCGGCACCACCGTTATGGCCGCCCGGGTCAGAAACGCCTTGAATCTGTACCGGCCCCTCATGAGCATCGCCAACGTGGAGATCCGCCTCCACCAAACCGTGCTCTACAACTCGATCTACCGGGCAGATGCCGATCTGCTGGTCAATAGCCACGCTTACGGCACACCGGCAGCCCAAGCCCCTGTGTTCCACCTCCACGCCACGGAACAGGAGGCATCCGCATCGACCTACCTGGGCAGCTTCGAGCACGTATGGGCCGGTGCCAAGAGGTCCAACCACCGGGTCTGA
- a CDS encoding protein NO VEIN domain-containing protein has product MIPYDDKGRRIEAEYFVIPDGHHLALILSSSSGAAQGRPARNPDYIQGLTLLLTRLQSLDATLLDSFVDSRHTQRLSLSESDRRLVAVPIPLAGEDIQKLRLRLTSAQGPIAQPPGTVKKGNNSKRIRLRVEVPGFTSANASRLEAALATALHSNEDSGKAMAGSPAEAIQDSPRHHHFMQDAKIRQAVERHAVERATQHFESLGYTVRDVGAQRSYDLHITKGSKELRVEVKGSTTSPGSVELTANEVANADGICTILVVVDKINLAYEDSQPLPRDGRLRVWWNWQPAADNLSATRYRYTLPAEMPTHSE; this is encoded by the coding sequence GTGATTCCATACGACGACAAAGGACGCCGGATCGAAGCCGAGTACTTCGTGATTCCAGACGGCCACCACCTCGCTCTAATCCTGAGTAGCTCCAGTGGAGCAGCGCAGGGGCGACCCGCCAGAAACCCTGACTACATCCAGGGGCTCACCCTGCTCTTGACACGCTTACAGAGTCTCGACGCCACGCTCCTGGACTCGTTCGTGGACAGCCGACACACTCAGCGCCTCAGCCTCTCCGAGAGCGATCGCCGGCTCGTAGCCGTACCCATACCTCTCGCTGGCGAAGACATTCAGAAACTCCGCCTACGGCTCACATCTGCTCAGGGCCCGATCGCGCAACCGCCCGGTACGGTCAAGAAGGGCAACAACAGCAAGAGAATCCGCCTTCGGGTAGAAGTCCCTGGATTTACTTCGGCAAACGCAAGCCGACTCGAAGCCGCGCTAGCAACCGCCCTCCACTCCAATGAGGACTCAGGCAAAGCCATGGCGGGATCGCCGGCCGAAGCCATCCAGGATTCGCCACGCCACCACCACTTCATGCAGGACGCTAAGATCCGCCAGGCAGTTGAACGCCATGCTGTTGAGCGCGCGACCCAACACTTCGAGAGTCTGGGCTACACCGTGAGAGATGTAGGAGCCCAGAGATCGTACGATCTGCACATCACCAAGGGATCCAAAGAACTTCGAGTTGAGGTGAAGGGATCAACCACCAGCCCAGGTTCGGTCGAGCTCACCGCCAACGAGGTGGCCAATGCCGACGGCATCTGCACGATCCTGGTCGTGGTGGACAAGATCAATCTCGCCTATGAAGACAGCCAGCCCCTCCCCAGAGACGGCCGATTGCGCGTCTGGTGGAACTGGCAACCCGCAGCCGATAACCTCAGCGCAACCCGCTATCGGTACACGCTTCCAGCGGAGATGCCCACGCACTCAGAGTGA